In one Xyrauchen texanus isolate HMW12.3.18 chromosome 18, RBS_HiC_50CHRs, whole genome shotgun sequence genomic region, the following are encoded:
- the LOC127659255 gene encoding dual specificity calcium/calmodulin-dependent 3',5'-cyclic nucleotide phosphodiesterase 1A-like: MQTMDSLSNEMDGLENSLKYSKSEQTEKMWMRLKGMQTYKSTSQRLRCLVKQLDKGEVNIIDLRKNIEYAASVLEAVYIDETRRLLDTEDELSDIQSDSVPTEVRDWLASTFTRKMGVVRRRPEEKPRFRSIVHAVQAGIFVERMYRRTSNMAGLTYPPSVIAALKNVDKWSFDVFTLQEASSEHALKFLVYELLTRYDLISRFRIPVSSLVSFVEALEMGYSKHRNPYHNLIHAADVTQTAHYLMLHTGVMHWLTELEILAMVFAAAIHDFEHTGTTNNFHIQTRSEVAILYNDRSVLENHHVSAAYRLMQEDEMNILVNLSKDDWRELRTLVIEMVMSTDMSCHFHQIKTMRNALQQPEGIDKAKALSLMLHAADISHPAKGWKLHYRWTQALMEEFFRQGDKEAELGLPFSPLCDRKATMIAQSQIGFIDFIVEPTISVLVDTTEKIISPLIDEAVKSGGVRRSSLTVRGSATVVESVQRHSGRGSNDEQRGTTDYSLGSIELKRVRHLLSEIIQNNKERWKELSIQELANKEHERMSEQEVEPLRNAQVTLSQSSPVRGSQDSESKSLNELNNTDSTHSSQDSLDQSSQSPTEGHGSGSPDEHSSETLPWNGLIVQTDLQNVHGATCASS; this comes from the exons ATTGAGATGTCTCGTGAAGCAACTGGATAAAGGAGAGGTGAACATCATCGATCTGAGAAAAAACATTGAATATGCAGCTTCGGTTCTGGAGGCAGTGTACATCGACGAAACTCG GCGACTGCTGGACACGGAAGATGAGCTTAGTGATATCCAGTCAGACTCTGTGCCCACGGAGGTACGGGATTGGCTGGCCTCCACCTTCACCAGGAAGATGGGTGTGGTGCGCAGACGGCCCGAAGAGAAGCCGCGGTTCCGCAGCATCGTTCACGCCGTTCAGGCCGGGATCTTTGTGGAGCG aatGTACAGAAGAACGTCTAATATGGCAGGTTTGACCTACCCACCATCTGTAATTGCAGCTCTGAAG AATGTTGATAAATGGTCATTCGATGTCTTCACGCTTCAAGAGGCGAGCAGTGAACACGCACTGAAGTTCCTGGTGTACGAACTGCTCACCAGATATGACCTCATCAGTCGCTTCAGG ATACCAGTGTCCTCCTTGGTGTCCTTTGTGGAAGCTCTGGAAATGGGCTATAGCAAGCACAGAAACCCTTACCACAATCTGATCCATGCTGCCGATGTCACACAGACTGCACACTATCTGATGTTACACactggggttatg CACTGGCTCACTGAACTGGAAATATTGGCCATGGTGTTTGCTGCTGCTATCCACGACTTTGAACACACAGGAACTACCAATAATTTCCACATACAAACCAG ATCAGAAGTGGCCATCCTGTACAACGATCGCTCTGTTCTGGAAAACCACCATGTGAGTGCTGCCTACAGACTAATGCAGGAAGACGAGATGAACATCCTGGTGAATCTCTCCAAAGACGACTGGAG GGAGCTGCGTACGCTGGTGATCGAGATGGTCATGAGCACAGATATGTCCTGTCATTTCCACCAGATCAAGACTATGAGAAATGCACTTCAACAGCCAGAGGG AATCGACAAGGCTAAAGCACTGTCTCTGATGCTGCACGCGGCTGATATCAGTCACCCTGCTAAGGGCTGGAAACTGCACTACCGCTGGACACAAGCACTTATGGAGGAGTTCTTCAGAcaa GGTGACAAGGAGGCAGAATTAGGACTGCCGTTCTCTCCTCTGTGTGATCGGAAAGCCACTATGATTGCCCAGTCTCAGATAG GGTTCATTGATTTTATTGTGGAGCCCACGATCTCTGTTCTGGTTGACACCACAGAGAAGATCATAAGCCCTCTCATAGATGAAGCCGTAAAATCTGGGGGTGTCCGCAGGTCAAG TTTAACAGTCCGGGGATCAGCCACAGTGGTGGAGTCAGTACAGAGACACAGCGGTCGGGGTTCGAATGATGAACAGAGAGGCACAACAGATTACTCATTGGGCAGCATCGAACTGAAACGAGTGCGACACCTGCTCTCTGAAATCATTCAGAACAATAAGGAGCGCTGGAAAGAGCTCTCCATTCAAG AGTTGGCCAATAAGGAACACGAGAGAATGTCTGAGCAGGAAGTGGAGCCCTTGAGGAACGCACAAGTCACACtgtcacaaagcagtccggtcaGAGGAAGTCAAGATTCAGAATCAAAGTCACTAAACGAACTGAACAACACAGACTCGACTCACTCATCCCAGGACTCTTTGGACCAGAGTTCCCAGTCCCCCACAGAGGGACACGGCAGTGGTTCCCCTGACGAGCACAGCTCAGAAACTCTGCCTTGGAATG GGCTAATTGTACAAACGGACTTACAGAATGTCCACGGAGCGACTTGTGCATCGTCATAG